The Poseidonibacter antarcticus genome includes a region encoding these proteins:
- a CDS encoding TorD/DmsD family molecular chaperone: protein MKDNNSINKARALYYNLFANFFVLSSKSENYFELVRLINILKKSPLDIESGKALEAISNELDPSSNVVLVQEFDDLFHSPLNKKIRLTASYYDEGVESGKKRVEMIQFVAKTKLRRDEKKYFEYEDSVGFIFSFMAQLCDNIANGNHEYENTVHCIFAEILNDFVDDFAKEVYENKNAKIFSQLMIVLHSFAEFERLYLEVSKPKAKVKVQKAKVQDSISDEELERRAKNKLLRESGPKKEEIYEGPVDTATAMETDV, encoded by the coding sequence ATGAAAGATAATAATTCAATAAATAAAGCAAGAGCTCTTTATTATAATTTATTTGCAAACTTTTTTGTACTTTCATCAAAAAGTGAAAACTATTTTGAATTAGTAAGATTAATAAACATCTTAAAGAAAAGTCCTCTTGATATAGAATCAGGAAAAGCTCTTGAAGCTATTTCAAATGAATTAGATCCATCTTCAAATGTAGTTTTAGTTCAAGAATTTGATGATTTATTTCATAGTCCTTTAAATAAAAAGATAAGACTTACGGCTTCTTATTATGATGAAGGTGTTGAATCTGGTAAAAAAAGAGTTGAAATGATTCAGTTTGTTGCAAAAACAAAACTAAGACGTGATGAAAAAAAGTATTTTGAATATGAAGATTCTGTAGGATTTATTTTCTCTTTTATGGCACAACTTTGTGACAATATTGCTAATGGAAATCATGAATATGAAAATACTGTTCACTGTATTTTTGCAGAAATTTTAAATGATTTTGTAGATGATTTTGCAAAAGAAGTATATGAAAATAAAAATGCGAAGATATTTTCTCAATTAATGATTGTTTTACACTCATTTGCAGAGTTTGAAAGATTATATTTAGAAGTTTCTAAACCAAAAGCTAAAGTAAAAGTACAAAAAGCAAAAGTCCAAGATTCTATTTCTGATGAAGAGTTAGAAAGAAGAGCTAAAAATAAATTATTAAGAGAATCAGGACCTAAAAAAGAAGAAATTTATGAAGGTCCTGTTGATACAGCTACAGCAATGGAAACAGATGTTTAA
- a CDS encoding TM2 domain-containing protein, giving the protein MNNDDVKKEEELLRNKILLLSDENRKVFYENVEKQIKDPDTYAALNFLFLTGIHHFYLQKWLKGTINLSLFVFGLILLFGSTFSYGFGLGILLAVFILELNELFRSQIIVQDYNNKVLEKNLELFK; this is encoded by the coding sequence ATGAATAATGATGATGTAAAAAAAGAAGAAGAACTTTTAAGAAATAAAATACTTTTATTATCTGATGAAAATAGAAAAGTATTCTATGAAAATGTAGAAAAACAAATAAAAGATCCTGATACATATGCTGCTTTAAACTTTTTATTTTTAACGGGAATACATCATTTTTATTTACAAAAATGGTTAAAAGGAACAATAAACCTAAGTTTATTTGTTTTTGGATTAATTCTACTTTTTGGAAGTACATTTTCATATGGTTTTGGGTTAGGAATTCTTTTAGCTGTTTTTATTTTGGAATTAAATGAACTTTTTAGATCACAAATAATTGTTCAAGACTACAATAATAAAGTCTTAGAAAAGAACTTAGAACTATTTAAGTGA
- a CDS encoding 4Fe-4S binding protein: MQEFIYYNPKGLDFPISEEILVTTNIEDTKDKDFLISNTKEVQSELNADEIDFYIKNSQDSTSLKIENVLKLYEIAASKYDFAQDISYSQEVSKQLLLITNSKEEYEAFTACIKSDDFELFFVKEDIVKQISGHIGNLSVIVDDEGKDVTLNVSQIVWFDAKEMGLTQSGTFDPNESSIEEVVQTLKENINEYSYKKFTTYDKEICQYDGRREEICSKCEEVCPTVAITKDDETKTLGFSQIDCHGCGGCVSVCPSGAIDYAPSNKESLFEMSKFFEETHPLIVPEKMNISTLEVSLKENVLPFAIEGEKFLHEESFLTLLQISGSQVIFYTDFISKGSGDAIRIVNDIYQAKYKKDAILVAMNEDELQSAINEVSFIEGSEFNFNQDGLKKREIFSHRLQKIVGDEDLGVVKTGEHVHYGLVKVNEDKCTLCLVCVGSCNVDALQADASDNTLRLNPSLCTSCGYCEVSCPEDDCLTIERDVIKLEPTWFKENIIAKDDLFACVECGVEFATVKAVTKIANMMGPLFAHDPVKERSLYCCADCKPKIMMQNYYDQKNKGKA, encoded by the coding sequence GTGCAAGAATTTATATATTATAATCCAAAAGGATTAGACTTCCCAATTAGTGAAGAAATTTTAGTTACTACAAATATAGAAGATACTAAAGATAAAGATTTTCTAATTTCTAATACTAAGGAAGTACAATCAGAATTAAATGCAGATGAAATTGATTTTTATATTAAAAATTCTCAAGATTCAACATCTTTAAAAATAGAAAATGTACTAAAACTTTATGAAATAGCAGCTAGCAAATATGACTTTGCACAAGATATTTCATATTCACAAGAAGTTTCAAAACAATTATTGCTTATAACAAATTCAAAAGAAGAGTATGAAGCTTTTACAGCCTGTATAAAGTCTGATGATTTTGAACTATTCTTTGTAAAAGAAGATATTGTAAAGCAAATTTCAGGTCATATTGGAAACTTATCAGTTATTGTTGATGATGAAGGTAAGGATGTTACTTTAAATGTTTCTCAAATTGTTTGGTTTGATGCCAAAGAAATGGGACTTACTCAAAGCGGAACATTTGATCCAAATGAATCAAGTATTGAAGAAGTTGTTCAAACATTAAAAGAAAATATTAATGAATATTCATACAAAAAGTTTACAACTTATGATAAAGAAATTTGTCAATACGATGGAAGAAGAGAAGAAATCTGTTCTAAGTGTGAAGAGGTTTGTCCAACAGTTGCGATTACAAAAGATGATGAAACAAAAACTTTAGGTTTCTCTCAAATAGATTGTCACGGTTGTGGTGGTTGTGTTTCAGTTTGTCCAAGTGGTGCAATTGATTATGCTCCATCAAATAAAGAATCATTATTTGAAATGAGTAAGTTTTTTGAAGAAACTCATCCTTTAATAGTGCCTGAAAAAATGAATATATCAACACTTGAAGTATCTCTAAAAGAAAATGTTTTACCTTTTGCAATTGAAGGTGAAAAATTTTTACATGAAGAATCATTTTTAACACTTCTTCAAATATCAGGTTCTCAAGTGATTTTTTACACTGATTTTATCTCAAAAGGTAGCGGTGATGCTATTAGAATTGTAAATGATATTTATCAAGCAAAATATAAAAAAGATGCAATACTTGTAGCTATGAATGAAGATGAACTTCAATCTGCAATTAACGAGGTTTCATTTATAGAAGGTTCTGAATTTAACTTTAATCAAGACGGTCTTAAAAAAAGAGAAATATTCTCACATAGATTACAAAAAATTGTAGGTGATGAAGATCTTGGCGTTGTTAAAACAGGTGAACACGTTCATTATGGACTTGTAAAAGTAAATGAAGATAAGTGTACTTTATGTCTAGTTTGTGTTGGTTCTTGTAATGTCGATGCACTTCAAGCAGATGCTAGTGATAATACTCTAAGATTAAATCCAAGTCTTTGTACTTCATGTGGATACTGTGAAGTTTCATGTCCTGAAGATGATTGTTTAACAATTGAAAGGGATGTTATAAAACTTGAACCAACTTGGTTTAAAGAAAATATAATCGCAAAAGATGATTTATTTGCTTGTGTTGAGTGTGGTGTTGAATTTGCAACAGTAAAAGCAGTTACAAAAATAGCAAATATGATGGGACCATTATTTGCACATGACCCTGTAAAAGAGCGAAGTTTATATTGTTGTGCAGATTGTAAACCAAAGATTATGATGCAAAATTATTATGATCAAAAAAATAAAGGAAAAGCATAA
- a CDS encoding ATP-binding cassette domain-containing protein, with product MAFYLQNESISYLDNVILDSLTLEIKKGEKVALLGKSGSGKSTLIKRLYELEKEQSSYIPQELGLVNNLSVFHNVYIARLDDYSTFYNIRNLIKPASKEVDEIRNILKDFDLEDKLFVKNHDLSGGQKQRTAIARSLFNQKKILLADEPISALDEYLSSKVLEVLDKKYETIVCAIHNVDLAVKHFQRVIGLKNGKILVDKKCSQLTDDDRQKLYYVCD from the coding sequence ATGGCATTTTATTTACAAAATGAATCTATTTCATACTTAGATAATGTAATCTTAGACTCTTTAACTTTAGAAATAAAAAAAGGAGAAAAGGTTGCACTTCTTGGTAAAAGTGGTAGTGGTAAATCAACACTAATAAAAAGACTTTATGAACTTGAAAAAGAGCAAAGCTCTTATATCCCACAAGAATTAGGTTTGGTAAATAATTTGTCAGTTTTTCACAATGTCTATATTGCAAGATTAGATGATTATTCTACTTTTTACAATATTAGAAATTTAATCAAACCAGCTTCAAAAGAGGTTGATGAGATTAGAAATATACTAAAAGATTTTGATTTAGAAGATAAGCTTTTTGTAAAAAACCATGATTTATCAGGTGGACAAAAACAAAGAACTGCAATTGCAAGATCACTTTTTAATCAAAAAAAGATTTTATTAGCAGATGAACCAATCTCAGCTTTGGATGAATATTTAAGTTCAAAAGTTTTAGAAGTTTTAGACAAAAAATATGAAACAATAGTTTGTGCAATTCACAATGTTGATTTAGCGGTTAAACATTTTCAAAGAGTAATCGGTCTAAAAAATGGAAAAATATTAGTTGATAAAAAATGCTCACAATTAACAGATGATGATAGACAAAAGTTGTATTATGTCTGTGACTAA
- a CDS encoding PhnE/PtxC family ABC transporter permease gives MSVTNNTKVSVLFIFIGLLSFFLADLEISTVDTTQLTKDFFYAILHLQFNDYSLLFEAFLNTISIAIIAIFVSAIIGFFLALFFGNVLVRISLAITRAIHELFWALIFLQIFGLNTLTALLAIIIPYSAILGKVYAEILEEHDTFPKVLRGKNSFSYFLFTKIPDAFPHLLSYTLYRFECALRSTAILGFVGITTLGYYLSSSFMQGIYSEVWMILILFYIVVATIRYWFNKYTFPFLLIGSFFYLDDFSGFNLDNLIRFVTNDIVPHPIRNDLGLDATISWFSNIFSNEIIPGTINTIVLTQLSLLLTAFLALLLFPLVSKKFANKPTIFTSHIFLVILRSTPEYILAYIFLQLFGPSMLPAALALMLHNGSIIGHLIGNETNLIVLGPDKTQKSINLYFFEIIPRVYNQFLAFLFYRWEIIMRESAILGILGIATLGFFIDSAIADFRLDKMFLLLVVTALLNIVVDLISRRVRRYLRVEENITSCGCSLK, from the coding sequence ATGTCTGTGACTAATAATACGAAAGTATCAGTACTTTTTATTTTTATAGGATTACTGTCTTTTTTTCTAGCAGATTTAGAAATTTCAACAGTTGATACTACACAACTAACAAAAGACTTTTTTTATGCAATTTTACATTTACAGTTTAATGACTATTCACTTTTATTTGAAGCTTTTTTAAATACTATTTCAATTGCAATTATTGCTATATTTGTATCTGCAATTATTGGTTTTTTTCTTGCATTGTTTTTTGGAAATGTTTTAGTTCGTATTTCACTTGCAATTACAAGAGCAATTCACGAACTTTTTTGGGCTTTGATTTTTTTACAAATATTTGGGCTAAATACATTAACTGCACTTTTAGCAATTATCATTCCATATAGTGCGATTTTAGGAAAAGTATACGCAGAAATACTTGAAGAACACGATACTTTTCCTAAAGTTTTACGAGGTAAAAATAGCTTTTCTTATTTTTTATTTACAAAAATACCAGATGCCTTTCCTCATTTACTTTCTTATACTTTATATAGATTTGAATGTGCATTACGTTCAACTGCTATTCTAGGTTTTGTTGGAATTACTACACTTGGATATTATTTATCATCATCCTTTATGCAAGGAATTTATTCTGAAGTTTGGATGATTTTAATTTTATTTTATATCGTAGTTGCGACAATAAGATATTGGTTTAATAAGTATACTTTTCCTTTTTTACTTATTGGCTCATTTTTTTATTTAGATGATTTTTCAGGTTTTAATCTTGATAATTTGATTAGATTTGTTACAAATGATATTGTTCCTCATCCAATTAGAAATGATTTAGGACTTGATGCTACTATTTCTTGGTTTTCAAATATATTCTCAAATGAGATTATTCCAGGGACAATAAATACAATAGTTTTAACACAATTATCATTATTGCTAACAGCTTTTTTAGCCCTTTTACTGTTTCCTTTGGTATCAAAAAAGTTTGCAAATAAACCGACTATATTTACAAGTCATATTTTTTTAGTGATTTTACGTTCAACTCCTGAATATATACTTGCATATATTTTCCTACAATTATTTGGACCATCAATGCTTCCCGCAGCTCTTGCTCTTATGCTTCATAATGGTTCAATTATCGGACATTTAATAGGAAATGAAACTAATTTAATTGTTTTAGGACCTGATAAAACTCAAAAAAGTATCAACCTTTATTTCTTTGAAATAATACCAAGAGTTTATAATCAATTCCTAGCATTTTTATTTTATAGATGGGAAATTATTATGCGTGAGAGTGCAATTTTAGGTATTTTAGGAATCGCTACGTTAGGATTCTTTATAGACTCTGCAATTGCTGATTTTAGACTTGATAAAATGTTTTTACTCTTAGTTGTAACTGCATTATTAAATATCGTAGTAGATTTAATATCAAGACGAGTAAGAAGATATTTAAGAGTTGAAGAAAACATTACTTCTTGTGGATGTTCACTTAAATAG
- a CDS encoding sensor histidine kinase, whose translation MLLKKTLKFFDNLSFKYKTSFLIFIIAGGMICIVVLSQISTFSIKEDFDNLFNNRTKSLIKLESIKDTYNVNIQDTLKDLRYNNINNKQAREVLALAQELINKNWSEYKENQKIKKSKLFITKYIKDFLINEEQSYKNEILKQNIIQNIDNKLSDIKNAIYDISIKNTNSDYEQLDLNINAISIYLSSLTNYDLSLAVNEKRNTEKIFNNIIIFSFISIFLVFLFSIILTIIIINNFKTLNSTLEQKVEEKTKELMQLNSYLETKVSKEVVKNRKKDMIMFQQARLASLGEMLNNIAHQWRQPLSSLSMIIQSFQIKMSLGKLSEEFVDTKVKDALLLAENMSNTLDDFKNFFSPDKTKSRFSIKNCIEHSMDLAKYLLEKENIQIKLIIKEDIEINSFYNELSHVFLNIISNSKDALSSIENKDDRIIKIIVHKYKKNIIINMLDNAGGIKEEIIPKIFEPYYTTKYKSAGTGIGLYMSKQIIEKHMNGTILYKTVRHKIKDDRNFNCSLFTIKIPIINEIENQKEKLK comes from the coding sequence ATGCTTTTGAAAAAAACACTAAAATTCTTTGACAATCTTAGTTTTAAATATAAAACATCATTTTTGATTTTTATTATTGCTGGTGGGATGATTTGTATTGTTGTGTTATCTCAAATTTCTACTTTTAGTATAAAAGAAGATTTTGATAATTTATTTAATAATAGAACAAAATCATTAATAAAACTCGAAAGTATTAAAGATACCTACAATGTTAATATCCAAGATACACTAAAAGATTTAAGATACAATAATATAAATAATAAACAAGCAAGAGAAGTCTTAGCTCTTGCACAAGAACTTATTAATAAAAACTGGTCTGAATATAAAGAAAATCAAAAAATCAAAAAATCAAAATTGTTTATAACAAAATATATTAAAGATTTTCTAATAAATGAAGAACAATCTTATAAAAATGAAATACTAAAGCAAAATATTATACAAAATATAGATAATAAATTATCAGATATTAAAAATGCTATCTATGATATTAGTATCAAAAATACAAATAGTGATTATGAACAACTTGATCTAAATATAAATGCTATTTCAATATATCTTAGTAGTCTAACAAATTATGATTTATCACTTGCAGTAAATGAAAAAAGAAATACTGAAAAAATATTTAACAATATAATCATATTTTCTTTTATTTCTATTTTTTTAGTGTTTTTATTTTCTATAATTTTAACTATTATAATCATAAATAATTTTAAGACTTTAAACAGTACTTTAGAGCAAAAAGTAGAAGAAAAAACAAAAGAATTAATGCAATTAAATAGCTACCTTGAGACAAAAGTTTCTAAGGAAGTTGTAAAGAATAGAAAAAAAGATATGATTATGTTTCAACAAGCAAGACTTGCAAGTTTGGGAGAAATGCTAAATAATATCGCACATCAATGGAGACAACCACTTAGCTCTTTAAGTATGATAATTCAAAGTTTCCAGATAAAAATGTCTTTAGGAAAACTAAGTGAAGAGTTTGTTGATACAAAAGTTAAAGACGCTTTATTATTAGCAGAAAATATGTCAAATACACTTGATGATTTTAAAAACTTTTTTAGTCCTGATAAAACAAAAAGTAGATTTTCTATAAAAAATTGTATAGAACATTCTATGGACCTTGCCAAATATTTACTCGAAAAAGAAAATATACAAATAAAACTAATTATAAAAGAAGATATTGAAATAAATAGCTTTTATAATGAATTATCCCACGTCTTCTTAAATATTATTTCTAACTCTAAAGATGCTTTATCTTCGATTGAAAATAAAGATGATAGAATTATTAAAATAATAGTACATAAATATAAAAAGAATATTATAATAAATATGCTTGATAATGCAGGAGGAATTAAAGAAGAGATTATTCCTAAAATATTTGAGCCTTATTATACTACTAAATATAAAAGTGCTGGAACAGGTATTGGTCTTTATATGTCAAAACAAATTATTGAAAAACATATGAATGGTACAATTTTATACAAAACTGTTAGACATAAGATTAAAGATGATAGAAATTTTAATTGTTCATTATTTACTATTAAAATTCCAATTATTAATGAAATTGAAAATCAAAAGGAAAAACTCAAATGA
- a CDS encoding response regulator, giving the protein MQNKDLDILHNFNILYLEDDEDLLKHTHDVLEDFVNNIYAVKTSKEAMNILLNKKVDVIISDILLENENGIDFLKHIKEKDICIPTILTTAHTDTKYLLDAIKLKVENYIVKPINIKELLNSLYDILLPVIQEKEIQKNIYIIRTISAITDGKQVDIIRYIINSLNNDNIFTASYSDIMQKIPISKPTLIKLFKELAQKDILVKVAHKTYKFNQSALDHI; this is encoded by the coding sequence ATGCAAAATAAAGATTTGGACATCTTACATAATTTTAATATTTTATATCTAGAAGATGATGAAGACTTACTAAAACATACGCATGATGTACTTGAAGATTTTGTTAATAATATTTATGCTGTGAAAACATCAAAAGAAGCTATGAATATACTATTAAACAAAAAAGTAGATGTTATTATTTCAGATATTTTACTTGAAAATGAAAATGGAATTGATTTTTTAAAACATATAAAAGAAAAAGATATTTGTATTCCTACAATATTAACAACTGCACATACAGATACAAAATATTTACTTGATGCGATTAAACTAAAGGTTGAAAACTATATTGTAAAGCCTATAAATATCAAAGAATTACTAAATAGTTTATATGATATTTTACTTCCTGTTATTCAAGAAAAAGAGATTCAAAAAAATATTTATATAATCAGAACAATATCAGCAATTACAGATGGAAAACAAGTTGATATAATCAGATATATTATCAATAGCTTAAATAATGATAATATTTTTACAGCTTCATATAGTGATATTATGCAAAAAATACCTATTTCAAAACCAACACTTATAAAACTTTTTAAAGAATTAGCCCAAAAAGATATTTTGGTAAAAGTAGCTCATAAAACTTATAAATTTAACCAATCAGCCTTAGATCATATCTAA
- a CDS encoding putative selenate ABC transporter substrate-binding protein: MKKILISLLVLSAVLFSKTFTFTAIPDQDETKLKERFSKLAVYLTKELNVDVKFVPVKSYSASIAAFRNNQVQLAWFGGLSGVKARIVVPGSIAIAQGVEDTQFRSYIIANTALGLDKNEAFPKEIADKTFTFGSKGSTSGRLMPEYFIRENFKKAPVDIFKKVGFSGSHTKTISLVASGAYQVGAVNFKVWDRELAAGNIDTSKVEILWTTPTYPDYQFTAHGDLDEVYGAGFTEKLTNALLNVKDKAILDAFPRSAFIKAKNSDFDPVLNVGKEIGLID, from the coding sequence ATGAAAAAAATACTTATTTCACTTTTAGTACTTTCAGCAGTACTATTTTCAAAAACATTTACTTTTACAGCGATTCCAGATCAAGATGAAACAAAACTAAAAGAAAGATTTTCAAAATTAGCAGTTTATTTAACAAAAGAGTTAAATGTAGATGTTAAATTTGTTCCAGTTAAGTCATATTCTGCGTCAATTGCAGCATTTAGAAATAATCAAGTTCAATTAGCATGGTTTGGTGGTTTATCAGGTGTTAAAGCTAGAATCGTAGTTCCAGGTTCTATTGCAATTGCACAAGGTGTTGAAGATACACAATTTAGATCATACATCATTGCAAATACTGCACTTGGTTTAGATAAAAATGAAGCTTTTCCAAAAGAAATTGCAGATAAAACATTTACTTTTGGCTCAAAAGGTAGTACAAGTGGTAGATTAATGCCTGAGTATTTTATTAGAGAAAACTTCAAAAAAGCTCCTGTTGATATTTTCAAAAAAGTAGGTTTCTCAGGAAGTCATACAAAAACTATTTCATTAGTTGCAAGTGGAGCATACCAAGTTGGTGCTGTTAACTTTAAAGTTTGGGATAGAGAATTAGCAGCTGGAAATATTGATACTTCTAAAGTAGAAATTTTATGGACAACTCCTACTTATCCTGATTATCAGTTTACAGCTCATGGTGATTTAGATGAGGTTTATGGTGCTGGGTTTACTGAAAAATTAACAAATGCATTATTAAATGTAAAAGATAAAGCAATTTTAGATGCATTCCCAAGATCTGCATTTATCAAAGCTAAAAACTCTGATTTTGATCCAGTATTAAATGTTGGAAAAGAAATAGGTTTAATCGACTAA
- a CDS encoding Tat pathway signal protein produces the protein MQESRRNFAKKTAIVAAGAAAVAGTSVLAAAGNSSVQGDENNGVVVGSSTKKEILYKKTATWEQYYKKAK, from the coding sequence GTGCAAGAAAGTAGAAGAAATTTTGCGAAGAAAACAGCGATTGTCGCAGCAGGTGCTGCTGCAGTTGCAGGTACTAGTGTATTGGCTGCAGCTGGTAATTCATCAGTTCAAGGTGATGAAAATAATGGTGTTGTTGTAGGAAGCTCTACTAAAAAAGAGATTCTATACAAAAAAACTGCTACTTGGGAACAATATTACAAGAAAGCAAAATAA
- a CDS encoding ABC transporter substrate-binding protein produces MSKTITIGTSIPQTGIIKALGDSVINGASSYFNFVNDNHILGEKKIRFLVYDDKYEPDLTTQNTNKLIFKDNIFALFSFIGTPTVKSILPILYDENIPFFAAFSGASFLRDNQNKNIVNFRSSYSQEIEAIVSHLYEDEKINSIAVFYQNDNYGEEGYISLLKSLKKRNLKLVAQGSYKRNTLSINHAFNEIKDAKPQAIVMVGAYKTNALFIKKAKQNENLKDVIFANLSFGDANEMIKELKQQKTNTNNLLFSQVVPNYTNNDIPIVLQYQKLMKKYHPKEELGFISFESFLAAKVLVNAISRIKDDLTREEFLCNLKETPSDLLDGINLEYKNTQLLNKVYLFHYENSKFVEVEK; encoded by the coding sequence ATGAGCAAGACTATTACAATAGGAACGTCTATTCCTCAAACTGGAATTATAAAAGCATTAGGTGATTCAGTTATAAATGGTGCTAGTTCTTATTTTAATTTTGTTAATGATAATCACATTTTAGGAGAAAAAAAAATAAGATTTTTAGTTTATGATGACAAGTATGAACCTGATTTAACTACACAAAATACTAATAAGCTTATATTCAAAGATAATATCTTTGCTCTTTTTAGTTTTATAGGAACACCAACTGTAAAAAGTATTTTACCTATTTTATATGATGAGAATATTCCTTTTTTTGCAGCTTTTAGTGGTGCGTCTTTTTTAAGAGATAATCAAAATAAAAATATTGTGAATTTTAGAAGTTCTTATTCCCAAGAGATTGAAGCTATTGTTTCTCATTTATATGAAGATGAAAAAATAAATTCAATTGCAGTTTTTTATCAAAATGATAATTATGGAGAAGAAGGATATATTTCTTTATTAAAATCATTAAAAAAAAGAAATCTTAAATTAGTAGCCCAAGGTTCTTATAAAAGAAACACCCTTTCAATAAATCATGCTTTTAATGAAATAAAAGATGCAAAACCCCAAGCTATTGTTATGGTGGGAGCTTATAAAACAAATGCTTTGTTTATAAAAAAAGCAAAGCAAAATGAAAATTTAAAAGATGTGATATTTGCCAATCTTTCTTTTGGTGATGCAAATGAAATGATTAAAGAGTTAAAACAACAAAAAACAAATACTAATAATCTTTTATTTTCTCAAGTAGTTCCAAACTATACGAATAATGATATACCAATAGTTCTACAATATCAAAAACTAATGAAAAAATATCATCCAAAAGAAGAGCTAGGTTTTATTTCTTTTGAATCATTTTTAGCAGCAAAAGTTTTAGTAAATGCTATAAGTAGAATAAAGGATGATTTAACTAGAGAAGAATTTCTTTGTAATTTAAAAGAGACTCCAAGTGATTTATTAGATGGTATTAATTTAGAGTATAAAAATACTCAGCTTTTAAATAAAGTATATTTGTTTCATTATGAAAACTCAAAATTTGTAGAAGTAGAAAAATAA
- a CDS encoding DUF4177 domain-containing protein, which translates to MAYKEYKVIHIVEGGLGTIFLGASGIPIKEMEIRLNREAQSGWQVVFQIIEQKRFLLFWSREAVVVTLGR; encoded by the coding sequence ATGGCTTATAAAGAATACAAAGTTATACATATTGTAGAAGGTGGCTTAGGAACAATTTTTTTAGGAGCATCTGGAATTCCTATTAAAGAAATGGAAATAAGACTCAATAGGGAAGCCCAATCAGGTTGGCAAGTTGTTTTTCAAATTATTGAACAAAAAAGATTTCTATTATTTTGGTCAAGAGAAGCTGTTGTTGTTACTTTAGGAAGATAA